AGACTGGGTGTCACCGCTGGACGAGGGGTGGCGCCGGTCGGTCCTGGCCCCGTGACCGGGGGCCGTGGGCAGGGCGCCGTGAGGACGGTCCCGTGAGCCCCCGGCGGCGGGCGGTGCTGCTCGTGCTGCCCGCCCTGGTGCCGGTGGCCGCCGTGGTCGGTGCGGCGCTGGTCTCCGCCGTCCTGCTCAGCCTGGGCCTGACCCCGCTGGTCGGGCGCCCGGAGCTGTCGCTCTCCGCCTGGCGGGCCGCGGCCGGGGACCTGGGCACGGCGACCCGGCTGTCGCTGGGCATCGCCGCGGCCTCGACCGTCCTCGCCGCCGTCCTCGGGCTGGGCATCGCGCTGTCCGCGACCGCCGCCGTCCGCCGCAGCCGGCTGCTCGGGGCGCTGGCCGCGCTCACCATCCCGGTCCCCCACCTGGTCGGTGCGGCGGCGATGGGGCTGCTGCTGGCCGACTCCGGCGTGCTGGCCCGCTGGCTGGGCGTGTCCCCGGACGCCTGGCCGTCGCTGGTGGGCGGCCCGTGGTGGGTGGCCGTCGTCGCGGAGTACGCGTGGAAGGAGTCGGCGTTCGTCGCGCTGGTGGTGGGCGGTGTGCTGGCCTCGCGGGCGCGCTCCTACGACGAGACGGCGGCGCTGCTGGGGGCCGGCCGGTGGGCGCGGTTCCGGTTCGTGACGCTGCCGCTGGCCGCCCCGGCGCTGGGCGCGGCGTCGGCGGTCACGTTCGTCTACACGCTGGGCTCCTACGAGGTCGCCGCGCTGCTCGGCCGCCCCTACCCCGAGCCGCTGCCGGTGATGGCGGTGCGGCTGGCCGGCTCGATCGACCTGGCCGTGCGCCCGCAGGCGGCCGCGGTGGCGGTGACGACCGCGGTGCTGGCGCTGGCCGCCGTCCTGCTGGCGCTGCGCGCGCTGCGGAGGCTGTCCGCGTGGCACTGAGCGTCCGGGCGGGCCGGGCCGCGCTGGCGGTCTGGCTGCTGCTCCCGCTCGTGCCCCTGGTGCTGTGGGCCGCCGCCGACCGCTGGGCCGCCCCGGCAGTGCTGCCGCAGGCGTGGGGGACGGCGGGGCTGCGCGACGCCGTGGCCGCCGGCGCGGGCCCGGCGTCGGTCCGGTCGACGGTGCTCGGGCTGGTCGTCGCGGCGCTGGCCACCCCGCTGGGCGCGATGGCCGGACGGGCGCTGGCCGGTTCCGGAGTGCCGGCGCGTGGGGCGGTGCTCGGCGCGCTGCTCTCGCCGCTGGTGCTGCCGCCCTTCGCCGTCGCGCTGGGCCTGGACGTGCTGCTGCTGCGCTTGCGGGTGCCCTCGTCGGTCGGGGTGGTCCTGCTGCTCACCGTGGCCGCGCTGCCCTACACGACCGTGCTGATGCGCACCGCCTACGCCGCCCACGACCCCGGCTTCGAGGAGGAAGCGCGCACCCTGGGGGCGACCGCCCGACGGGCGGTGCTCGCCGTGCAGCTGCCCATGCTGGCCCCGGCGCTGGCCGGTGCGGCGTTCCTGGCCTTCCTGGTGGGCTGGAGCGACTACGTCGTCACGTTGCTGGTCGGCGGCGGGCAGCTGGTGACGCTGCCGCTGCTCGTCGCGTCGGCGGCCTCCAGCGTGGGCAACGAGGCGCAGGTGGCCGTGCTGTCGCTGGGCTCGGTGCTGCCGCCGCTGGCGCTGCTGGTGGCGGTCGGGCTGCTCGGACGGCGGCGGTGAGTGCCGCGCTGGACCTGCGGGGGCTGACCCGGGTGCACCCCGGCGGCGCCGCCCCCGCGCTGGACGGCTTCACCCTCGACGTGCCCGCCGGCTCCTGCGTGGCCGTGCTCGGCCCGTCGGGGTCGGGCAAGAGCACGGTGCTGCGGCTGACCGCCGGCCTCGACGAGC
This window of the Geodermatophilus sp. DSM 44513 genome carries:
- a CDS encoding ABC transporter permease subunit, whose amino-acid sequence is MALSVRAGRAALAVWLLLPLVPLVLWAAADRWAAPAVLPQAWGTAGLRDAVAAGAGPASVRSTVLGLVVAALATPLGAMAGRALAGSGVPARGAVLGALLSPLVLPPFAVALGLDVLLLRLRVPSSVGVVLLLTVAALPYTTVLMRTAYAAHDPGFEEEARTLGATARRAVLAVQLPMLAPALAGAAFLAFLVGWSDYVVTLLVGGGQLVTLPLLVASAASSVGNEAQVAVLSLGSVLPPLALLVAVGLLGRRR
- a CDS encoding ABC transporter permease subunit — protein: MSPRRRAVLLVLPALVPVAAVVGAALVSAVLLSLGLTPLVGRPELSLSAWRAAAGDLGTATRLSLGIAAASTVLAAVLGLGIALSATAAVRRSRLLGALAALTIPVPHLVGAAAMGLLLADSGVLARWLGVSPDAWPSLVGGPWWVAVVAEYAWKESAFVALVVGGVLASRARSYDETAALLGAGRWARFRFVTLPLAAPALGAASAVTFVYTLGSYEVAALLGRPYPEPLPVMAVRLAGSIDLAVRPQAAAVAVTTAVLALAAVLLALRALRRLSAWH